One Owenweeksia hongkongensis DSM 17368 genomic region harbors:
- a CDS encoding dihydroorotase, producing MDSGKILIKQAKIVDPNSSHHLQVKDILIENDVVIEIADSIDAKDAQVVEHDNLHISPGWFDLRANFCDPGHEEREDIESGIHAAIFGGFTGVAVSPETSPAIDSKAAIEYVYQRAEEFPVNVLPYGSLSKGLQGKELSEMYDMYQSGAVGFSHGKKPVANAALIKLALLYGKEFAPPIHVFSTDESLAYKGQMHEGEVSTYLGLKGIPALAEEVTLLRDLHLSEYAENAIHFMAISSESGVSLLRNAHSLGKPFTADVALANLIFTDEALDTYDSNLKVSPPIRAKKDREALIKALNEEIIQVITSDHTPVDVEYKKCEFDQADFGMITLESFFGALGNLREDGLNLEQIIKCIAINPRKVLGMETPSVEVNSWGEFTLFDPDHKWTFGKEHIQSKSRNTPFIGKELTGKPLGIINNNILVWMAEK from the coding sequence ATGGACTCCGGGAAGATACTTATAAAGCAAGCTAAAATTGTTGATCCAAACTCCTCGCATCACCTGCAGGTAAAGGACATTTTGATAGAAAATGATGTGGTAATTGAAATCGCTGATAGCATCGATGCTAAAGATGCTCAGGTGGTGGAACATGACAATTTGCACATTAGTCCGGGTTGGTTTGACTTACGCGCCAACTTTTGCGACCCTGGCCACGAGGAACGTGAAGATATTGAAAGCGGAATCCATGCTGCCATTTTTGGCGGATTTACAGGAGTTGCCGTGAGTCCCGAAACTTCTCCGGCTATTGATAGTAAAGCAGCGATAGAATATGTGTATCAGCGTGCCGAAGAATTTCCGGTAAACGTATTACCCTACGGAAGCTTGAGCAAAGGCCTGCAAGGCAAAGAGCTTAGCGAAATGTATGATATGTATCAATCGGGTGCTGTAGGTTTTAGCCATGGTAAAAAACCTGTGGCTAATGCTGCTTTAATAAAATTAGCCCTCCTGTACGGGAAGGAGTTTGCGCCCCCCATCCACGTGTTTTCAACGGATGAATCATTGGCTTACAAAGGGCAAATGCACGAAGGCGAAGTGAGCACCTATTTAGGCTTGAAGGGCATCCCCGCTTTGGCGGAAGAAGTTACCCTGCTTCGTGATTTACACCTTTCGGAATATGCTGAGAATGCTATTCACTTTATGGCTATCTCTTCAGAAAGCGGAGTGTCACTTTTGAGAAATGCGCACAGTCTGGGCAAGCCCTTTACCGCTGATGTAGCTTTGGCCAATTTGATTTTCACTGATGAAGCTTTGGATACGTATGATTCCAATCTAAAAGTGAGCCCACCTATTAGAGCTAAAAAGGATAGGGAAGCTTTAATTAAAGCTTTGAATGAAGAAATAATTCAGGTGATAACCAGCGATCACACACCAGTAGATGTGGAGTATAAAAAATGTGAGTTTGACCAAGCCGATTTTGGAATGATCACCTTGGAAAGCTTCTTTGGAGCCTTGGGAAATCTTAGAGAAGATGGACTAAACTTAGAGCAAATAATAAAATGTATTGCCATAAACCCACGTAAGGTTTTGGGTATGGAAACGCCATCAGTTGAAGTAAACAGTTGGGGTGAGTTCACACTTTTTGACCCAGACCACAAATGGACTTTTGGTAAAGAACATATTCAGAGTAAATCGAGAAATACGCCTTTTATTGGTAAAGAACTTACCGGAAAACCTTTGGGCATCATAAACAATAACATCCTGGTGTGGATGGCTGAAAAATAA